A genomic segment from Mus musculus strain C57BL/6J chromosome 13, GRCm38.p6 C57BL/6J encodes:
- the Prl2c2 gene encoding prolactin-2C2 isoform X2 — MTFNTLTRIYLREKHYSNVSGLRDKSPMRCNTSFLPTPENKEQARLTHYSALLKSGAMILDAWESPLDDLVSELSTIKNVPDIIISKATDIKKKINAVRNGVNALMSTMLQNGDEEKKNPAWFLQSDNEDARIHSLYGMISCLDNDFKKVDIYLNVLKCYMLKIDNC, encoded by the exons GAAAAACATTATTCTAACGTGTCTGGGCTCAGAGACAAAAGCCCCATGAGATGCAATACTTCTTTCCTTCCAACTCCAGAAAACAAGGAACAAGCCAGGCTCACACAC TATTCAGCTCTTCTGAAATCAGGAGCCATGATTTTGGATGCCTGGGAAAGCCCTCTGGACGATCTAGTGAGTGAATTATCTACCATAAAAAATGTCCCTGATATAATCATCTCCAAAGCCACAGACATAAAGAAAAAGATCAACGCAGTCCGGAACGGGGTTAATGCCCTCATGAGCACCATG CTTCAGAATGgagatgaagaaaagaagaacCCTGCCTGGTTCTTGCAATCTGACAATGAAGATGCTCGCATTCATTCTTTATATGGCATGATCAGCTGCCTAGACAATGACTTTAAGAAGGTTGATATTTATCTCAACGTCCTGAAGTGTTACATGTTAAAAATAGATAACTGCTGA